The following are encoded together in the Pseudoalteromonas piscicida genome:
- a CDS encoding S8 family serine peptidase codes for MHFTYDQWHGTEPNTSFEDWIDSRTEKGHMITINPTKIERHIDNADADWLADFSSRGPSFDNIEVLAPTLAAPGVSIYAAYSDEHPFVAEPYGMDYSLSSGTSMASPHVAGAMALIRQAHPEWSASEVQSALAMTADNTVKYYRLNQTGGEVDKAQIYRAGAGRINVANAVKSGLVMDETADNFLAADPFNGGTPHKLNMPNLVNFACAPECQWIRTVKATRDGTWNVSHEDVVNWAYDMRQQSAQNGVNIEILPDSFSLKAGESQTIIVKASVMDTQDWFSNSEVELHTNLVFKAQDASIPQAHWPVAFKYNRGELPSRLKVTAHANSDNYTVKGITLPLVDAPKAQVYQPVKADLKTVTIPKDDDRVFPWALHRSDEVNYDDIIDEAVHVGFVTVPTDAKRLIVELQSVEQSELKKSLKIGNPGVFVGKDYNGDGIIQPQDEILCVSNHTIYPNFCNINNPEKGEYWYMLYNNLEEGYAGLEETFKYAVAVVDNQVSSEITASFPTINDVRKADMEIAWNLEMTEGETYYSSIDVGSSVANRNNLGSIPIKLERGVDRVNLDVPQTQAKVGDTVPFTFEVLENNTGQDRKFVFSVDIPEGLHVDRQKVLSSRRDVEIDLTEDKLVISGIQKDTRDVTPDYIVTNNISDEFCKVPDFGNSNPGGYVDLREFGLMPIFSGFDEKNQINYRKGYEIPVKALFDGSYENLSLYNNSDKLNTGFGLLTVRPNGKLDFGPGPQFFPFHDKYPYENFPYEGLSALWRGWFPGYAMDIMSLGLSPSEGITLATTPTGWGIVEWDNAADYGDATYDQGSGQYQWQKRDNSFDFEVIFNANTRFGDNEHEIYFAYDNIDFGSTDNRGSIGIQGFRGALYSHGPLEGYLGRTINFNEVNSVVKDGMVVCLDYVGPESSKFEITVWADITSASVGREMNFVANIDVDGMASVTKSHKLSVPSNITLAPLDDMETAENESLSFKVHYIDEYNSNNEILVTGEHIGVEVNGDNVTIQPETDFYGNTNVTVTVSDIENPSDRASTSFNLKVISDGKEPPVVIKPEPETKSSSGSLAWLLLFGPIAWFRNRLR; via the coding sequence GTGCATTTCACTTATGACCAATGGCACGGTACAGAACCAAATACAAGTTTTGAAGATTGGATTGATAGTCGCACTGAAAAAGGGCATATGATCACCATCAATCCGACAAAAATAGAACGACACATTGATAATGCCGATGCTGATTGGCTCGCCGACTTTTCATCAAGAGGGCCATCATTCGATAATATTGAAGTGTTAGCACCAACGTTAGCTGCGCCAGGTGTCTCGATCTACGCTGCGTATTCAGATGAACACCCCTTTGTCGCAGAACCTTACGGTATGGATTACTCATTGAGCAGCGGCACGTCAATGGCATCGCCCCATGTTGCTGGTGCAATGGCACTTATTCGCCAAGCTCATCCGGAATGGAGTGCATCGGAGGTACAGTCAGCGTTAGCAATGACGGCTGATAATACGGTTAAATATTATCGTTTAAATCAAACTGGTGGAGAGGTCGATAAGGCTCAGATCTACCGAGCCGGTGCAGGACGGATCAATGTTGCCAATGCGGTTAAATCAGGATTGGTGATGGATGAAACTGCAGATAATTTTCTAGCCGCAGATCCTTTCAACGGTGGTACGCCGCACAAACTCAATATGCCAAATCTAGTTAACTTTGCTTGTGCACCAGAGTGTCAGTGGATACGTACTGTCAAAGCCACTCGAGACGGAACTTGGAATGTGAGTCATGAAGATGTCGTTAACTGGGCATATGACATGCGCCAGCAGTCGGCACAAAATGGTGTGAACATTGAGATCTTACCCGACAGTTTTTCTCTAAAAGCAGGTGAGTCGCAAACCATCATAGTTAAAGCTTCTGTGATGGACACCCAAGATTGGTTCAGTAACTCGGAAGTGGAATTGCACACAAACTTAGTGTTCAAAGCACAAGATGCGAGTATTCCGCAAGCGCATTGGCCTGTCGCATTTAAATATAATCGTGGTGAATTGCCGTCACGTTTAAAAGTTACCGCCCATGCGAATAGCGACAACTATACAGTAAAAGGTATTACCTTACCTTTAGTTGATGCCCCTAAGGCTCAGGTGTATCAGCCAGTAAAAGCCGATCTTAAAACAGTCACTATTCCAAAAGACGATGATAGAGTTTTTCCTTGGGCATTACATCGTTCAGATGAAGTGAATTATGACGATATTATTGACGAGGCGGTGCATGTTGGCTTTGTCACTGTGCCGACAGATGCAAAACGTTTAATCGTAGAGTTACAGAGCGTTGAGCAGTCTGAGTTGAAAAAAAGCTTAAAAATAGGCAATCCCGGTGTCTTTGTCGGGAAAGACTACAATGGAGATGGCATTATTCAACCGCAAGATGAAATTTTGTGTGTATCGAACCATACGATCTACCCTAACTTTTGTAACATTAATAACCCAGAAAAGGGGGAGTATTGGTACATGCTGTATAACAACCTTGAAGAGGGGTATGCGGGGCTAGAGGAAACCTTCAAGTATGCAGTAGCAGTAGTAGATAATCAGGTAAGCAGTGAAATTACCGCGTCATTTCCGACAATTAATGATGTTCGTAAAGCAGATATGGAGATTGCTTGGAACTTAGAGATGACAGAAGGAGAAACCTATTACAGTTCGATTGACGTAGGCTCTTCAGTGGCGAATCGCAATAACTTAGGCTCAATTCCGATTAAATTAGAGCGCGGTGTTGATCGTGTGAACCTTGACGTACCACAAACTCAGGCCAAAGTGGGTGACACGGTTCCTTTCACCTTTGAAGTATTAGAAAACAACACAGGGCAAGACCGTAAATTTGTTTTCAGCGTTGATATTCCAGAGGGGCTGCATGTTGATAGACAAAAAGTATTGAGTTCACGCCGTGATGTAGAAATTGACTTAACCGAAGACAAATTAGTCATATCAGGTATCCAAAAAGATACCAGAGATGTGACGCCAGATTATATCGTTACTAATAATATATCGGACGAATTCTGTAAGGTTCCTGATTTTGGCAATTCCAATCCGGGGGGGTATGTTGACCTTAGGGAATTTGGACTAATGCCAATCTTTTCCGGTTTTGATGAGAAAAATCAAATTAATTATCGCAAGGGCTACGAGATCCCAGTAAAAGCTTTATTTGATGGTAGTTACGAAAACCTAAGTCTTTATAACAACTCAGATAAACTAAATACTGGTTTCGGCCTTTTAACGGTAAGACCTAATGGTAAGCTTGATTTTGGACCAGGTCCCCAATTCTTCCCTTTCCATGATAAATATCCTTATGAGAACTTTCCATACGAGGGGCTAAGCGCGTTGTGGAGAGGTTGGTTCCCAGGATATGCAATGGATATCATGAGCCTTGGTTTGAGTCCATCGGAAGGTATTACCCTTGCTACAACCCCCACTGGTTGGGGAATTGTGGAATGGGACAATGCAGCGGATTATGGTGACGCAACCTATGATCAAGGTTCGGGCCAATATCAATGGCAAAAGCGTGATAACTCGTTTGATTTTGAGGTCATCTTTAATGCAAATACGCGTTTTGGTGATAATGAGCACGAAATCTATTTCGCTTACGACAATATCGATTTTGGGTCTACTGACAATCGAGGAAGTATCGGTATTCAAGGGTTTAGAGGAGCTTTATATTCTCACGGACCACTCGAAGGGTACCTAGGGCGGACGATCAATTTCAATGAGGTAAATAGTGTAGTGAAGGACGGCATGGTTGTGTGTTTAGATTATGTTGGACCCGAATCATCAAAATTTGAAATTACCGTATGGGCAGACATCACTTCTGCGTCTGTTGGTCGAGAAATGAATTTCGTTGCCAATATTGACGTTGATGGGATGGCAAGTGTAACAAAGTCACACAAGCTATCCGTACCGAGTAATATCACCTTGGCGCCGTTGGATGATATGGAAACGGCGGAAAATGAGTCGTTATCATTCAAAGTGCACTACATCGATGAGTACAACAGCAACAATGAAATTCTTGTAACAGGGGAGCACATTGGTGTTGAAGTCAATGGAGACAATGTCACCATTCAACCTGAAACAGATTTTTACGGTAATACGAACGTGACTGTAACGGTCTCAGATATTGAAAACCCTTCAGATAGGGCATCAACTAGCTTCAATTTAAAAGTTATTTCTGATGGAAAAGAGCCTCCTGTAGTCATAAAACCAGAACCAGAGACGAAATCTAGTTCAGGTTCTCTTGCTTGGTTATTGCTATTTGGGCCGATAGCGTGGTTCAGAAATAGATTGCGTTAG
- a CDS encoding S8 family serine peptidase, whose amino-acid sequence MKKTTIATGVSAALFCAGSLYALESEHLSSVLQAPSFNLEDIRDLQSKLYQQEQPIEARLGLNVNLNTPKREFVNERIAGEHVYIVRLRDASVAIAANELNSTVGRTRYSASNKLFQRGQAISNAIKVYESKLIDKQEKVIDEISMLTGRTKLRHRFTKAINGFSMKMTEQEAMRIASLGSVASVIRSKNYDLLSDEGHKQIKADQVWSGAASSSGVKYKGEGQIIGIIDTGINSDHPSFADISGDGYDHTNPWGAGNYVGDCVEEAELIRCNDKLIGVRSYDVITDSYSSMIPDWPAIGEDYQGHGSHVASTAAGNVIRDVPYMVAGTGDEQDGKVIKDGLFTEISGVAPRANIVAYQVCHSSNNSGYKGCPGEALVAGIEDAISDGVDVINFSIGGADSNVWEDPVQLAFLSARKAGINVAAAAGNDGTGVCGATECLGYLDNSSPWLTQVAATTHGRTVEIATPVEYAGFIDPSMGSEIPGWANSGIVGGSINKKALTGVVVWAKDYVDVSGTKDSNGYCVNAYPAGTFDFFNDGTEIPGPLKEKQMLSLSVNVMTLKTLMLTPVLPR is encoded by the coding sequence ATGAAAAAAACAACAATAGCTACTGGAGTTAGTGCCGCGCTCTTCTGCGCCGGATCGCTATACGCATTAGAAAGTGAACATTTATCAAGTGTATTGCAAGCGCCCAGTTTTAATCTTGAAGATATACGTGACTTACAAAGCAAACTATACCAGCAAGAGCAACCAATTGAAGCGCGCTTAGGCCTTAACGTTAATCTAAATACGCCTAAAAGAGAGTTCGTTAATGAGCGTATAGCTGGCGAACATGTTTATATCGTTCGCTTACGTGATGCTTCAGTGGCAATTGCAGCGAATGAACTAAATTCAACGGTTGGCCGAACACGCTATTCTGCGTCAAATAAACTATTTCAGCGTGGTCAAGCCATATCTAATGCAATCAAAGTTTATGAAAGTAAACTTATTGATAAGCAAGAAAAAGTAATTGATGAAATCAGTATGTTGACTGGCCGCACTAAGCTTCGTCATCGATTTACGAAAGCGATAAATGGCTTTTCCATGAAAATGACCGAGCAAGAGGCGATGCGCATTGCAAGCTTGGGTAGTGTTGCCTCGGTGATACGTTCCAAAAACTATGATTTGCTATCAGATGAAGGGCATAAGCAAATAAAAGCAGATCAAGTATGGTCAGGTGCTGCCTCTTCTAGTGGTGTAAAGTACAAAGGAGAGGGTCAAATTATAGGTATTATTGATACAGGGATTAATTCAGATCATCCTTCTTTTGCAGATATTTCGGGGGATGGTTATGACCATACCAATCCTTGGGGCGCGGGTAATTATGTTGGAGACTGTGTCGAAGAGGCTGAGTTGATCCGGTGTAATGATAAATTGATAGGCGTGCGCTCATACGATGTAATCACAGATTCTTATTCCAGTATGATCCCTGATTGGCCAGCCATAGGAGAGGATTATCAAGGGCATGGTTCACACGTCGCATCAACAGCGGCTGGTAATGTGATCAGAGACGTGCCTTATATGGTCGCTGGTACAGGTGATGAGCAAGATGGCAAAGTCATAAAGGATGGCCTCTTTACGGAAATTTCGGGAGTTGCTCCACGAGCAAATATCGTCGCTTACCAAGTGTGCCATTCCTCAAATAATAGTGGCTATAAAGGATGCCCTGGGGAAGCACTAGTTGCGGGAATTGAAGATGCGATTTCGGACGGCGTGGATGTTATCAACTTTTCGATTGGTGGGGCAGACTCGAATGTTTGGGAGGACCCAGTGCAGCTGGCGTTTTTGTCAGCGCGAAAGGCGGGCATCAATGTCGCGGCGGCGGCTGGTAATGATGGTACAGGTGTGTGCGGCGCAACAGAGTGTTTGGGATATCTGGATAATTCGTCCCCATGGCTGACTCAGGTAGCTGCAACCACTCACGGTCGAACTGTAGAAATTGCAACTCCAGTTGAGTATGCCGGATTTATCGATCCGAGTATGGGGAGCGAAATTCCGGGCTGGGCTAACAGTGGAATAGTTGGCGGCTCAATAAACAAAAAAGCACTTACAGGTGTGGTTGTTTGGGCCAAAGATTATGTAGATGTGAGTGGTACTAAAGACAGTAACGGCTACTGTGTAAACGCATATCCAGCCGGCACTTTTGATTTCTTTAACGACGGAACAGAAATACCGGGGCCGTTGAAGGAGAAACAAATGTTATCGTTATCTGTCAACGTCATGACCCTCAAGACCCTGATGCTAACGCCCGTACTGCCAAGGTAG
- a CDS encoding MipA/OmpV family protein, translating into MSQSLNAESEMYVGVDTYEASLIIGYGGIESPLVGAKHFSSVLLPHFAYYGDRWYFDDFSLGYSLYQDKSIYIDLVTTFNEDGFFFELDGVDKLFTTSAIRDTSRPNRPRPSEQATVKRSLSYEGGIAFGYAAKDWGVEFTTLHDISGVHNSFENKLIAYHVQSLYAGVLTLETGATYKSRDLITYYYRLTPHETVTKAPLNLPNEHAINYHIKLEYQYPISQRYHVTFGISNTWIDNDLSDTAMFDRSRYISGFTGILIKF; encoded by the coding sequence ATGTCACAAAGTCTCAACGCCGAATCTGAGATGTATGTTGGAGTGGACACCTATGAAGCCTCATTAATTATTGGATATGGCGGGATAGAAAGCCCATTAGTAGGCGCTAAACATTTTAGTTCAGTTTTACTACCTCACTTCGCCTATTATGGCGATAGATGGTACTTCGATGACTTTTCTCTTGGCTACAGCTTGTATCAAGACAAGTCTATTTACATTGATCTGGTCACCACCTTTAATGAAGATGGCTTCTTCTTCGAACTTGACGGTGTAGATAAACTATTTACGACTTCTGCAATACGGGATACATCCCGTCCCAATAGACCTCGACCCTCAGAACAGGCCACAGTAAAGCGCAGCCTCTCCTACGAAGGTGGGATCGCATTTGGTTACGCTGCAAAAGATTGGGGTGTTGAATTCACTACATTGCACGATATCAGTGGGGTGCATAATAGCTTTGAAAACAAATTAATCGCTTACCATGTACAAAGTTTATATGCTGGAGTATTGACCTTAGAAACAGGCGCTACCTATAAAAGTCGCGATTTAATAACGTATTATTATCGCCTCACCCCCCATGAAACGGTAACCAAAGCTCCACTCAATTTACCTAACGAGCATGCCATCAATTATCATATAAAACTGGAGTATCAATATCCTATAAGTCAGCGCTATCACGTTACGTTTGGTATTTCTAACACTTGGATTGATAATGATCTCAGTGATACAGCTATGTTTGACCGGTCCCGGTACATATCTGGCTTCACTGGGATTTTAATCAAATTTTAA
- a CDS encoding DUF3019 domain-containing protein: MFIGFFISPLILSAALAGGAEAMLDVAPHICVQNKHAAACTMEIEVTASSTNHSQLCIEIAVKKELKACYNSNKISVTYRVTLENTTTISLTNNDGEVLISKKLDVAKLATKNYRIRRRFGWGI; this comes from the coding sequence ATGTTTATTGGCTTTTTCATCTCTCCCTTAATACTATCAGCCGCTTTGGCAGGTGGTGCAGAAGCAATGTTAGACGTTGCCCCTCATATTTGTGTACAGAACAAACATGCTGCCGCCTGTACGATGGAAATAGAAGTCACCGCATCATCAACAAACCACTCGCAGCTATGTATAGAAATAGCCGTAAAGAAAGAGCTGAAAGCATGTTACAACAGCAACAAAATTTCCGTCACCTATCGCGTAACACTTGAGAATACGACCACAATTTCGTTGACTAATAATGACGGTGAAGTATTGATCAGTAAGAAACTTGATGTTGCGAAATTAGCCACAAAAAATTACCGGATCAGAAGACGCTTTGGGTGGGGAATATAG
- a CDS encoding response regulator transcription factor, giving the protein MRQNILLIEDDKELADLISRFLDQNGFEVLKLTSIREFKVTSSTLHPALVICDIMLPDGDGFKLFPLLKKHFSCPIFFLTALDSDHSQIKGLNLGADDYLIKPIRPELLLARINSALRLKGVGSVVKVLGPLTLDTAQRRLHLNHLSLHLNDDETHLFELFFQAYPTPLSRENLFREIIGREYDGLDRAADLKVSRLRKKIRTHGLKGLDIISIRGEGYLIQIPTVPHA; this is encoded by the coding sequence ATGAGGCAGAACATTTTACTTATAGAAGACGACAAAGAGTTAGCCGACTTAATTTCTCGCTTTTTGGATCAAAATGGATTCGAGGTGTTAAAACTAACTAGTATCCGCGAATTTAAAGTGACATCAAGCACACTCCACCCAGCTCTTGTCATATGCGATATTATGCTACCTGACGGAGATGGCTTTAAGCTATTTCCCTTGCTTAAGAAACACTTCAGTTGCCCAATTTTTTTCCTCACCGCATTAGATTCTGATCACTCCCAAATCAAAGGATTAAATCTTGGAGCAGATGACTATCTCATCAAACCCATTCGCCCCGAACTATTATTAGCGCGCATCAATAGCGCTTTACGTTTAAAGGGCGTGGGAAGTGTAGTCAAAGTATTAGGGCCATTGACGTTAGACACGGCCCAACGCCGACTGCATCTTAATCACCTTTCGCTACACCTGAATGATGATGAAACTCACTTGTTCGAATTGTTTTTTCAGGCTTATCCAACTCCGTTATCTCGTGAGAATCTATTCCGAGAAATAATAGGAAGAGAGTATGATGGCCTAGACAGAGCTGCTGATTTAAAAGTGAGTCGACTACGCAAAAAAATTCGTACTCACGGCCTCAAAGGCCTAGATATTATCTCTATCCGTGGCGAAGGCTATTTAATTCAAATACCGACTGTGCCACATGCGTAA